The DNA segment TAGCTTTGAGCTCTTCTGTACCACCTTTGTCTGAATACGCAAGATGGCGTTCCAACTCATCATAATCATAGTTCGAAGTAAAAAGAGTAGGGAGCTTTTCAAGCATCCGGTGCTGCAAAATAGCACCTAGTACATCATCTCTCGTCCAGCTTGAAGTCGTTTCTGCTCCAATATCATCTAATATTAATACTTGTGCTTTTTTAACAGCTTCAAGCTTTTCTTGAAACGAACCATCAGAGATCGATTGGCGCATCTCTCGAAAGAAATCAGGGGCGAAAATAATAAATGTTTCGATACCACGGTCTTTTAATTCATTCGCAACCGCACCCATCAAGTAGGTTTTCCCAACGCCAAATTTGCCGTATAAGTATAATCCATTCCCATCTTCTCCAGGTTTTGCATTCATCGCAAATTGAAGAGCTGCGCGGCTTGCTTCCATTCGATCCGTTCCGTGCTCTAATTGCTCAAAGCTAGCCGAAAGAATTTCTTTTGGAATATAAAGAGATTGAATCAGTGTTTGTTCCTGCTTTTGCTTTTCAGCCTGAACCTTTAGGCTACAGGCATGATACCTAAGCTCCAGATGCTTACGATCTACATAAAGCTCAGGCTGATACCCTTGCATTAAGTTCGGACAACGTGTGAGCCCTGGACAGTTATCACAGTTCTCTCTCTCTTTTTTGTACTCATAAAGCTTATTAAGCCCCGTTTGAACCATCTCACTTGTCACATTTGGATGCTCGTCTAAAAATTGAATAATGTATGGACTTTTGAGCAAAGCATCCTTCGCACGATCCAATCGTTTTTGAAGCTCATCATTTCCGTCCCATTTGGAAAGCGCTGTGTCTATACGTTCCACAATTATCCTCCCTTCTGTTGTTTTGATCGTCTTAATTCTTCAAGCATACTCTCAAAGCTTTGTTTTGATTGTTGCTCTGTATCATTCGACTGTTTGGTTTTTGTTTCACTTGCCGAAGCCGTTTCCGCTTTTGCTTGCTCTTGGGATTGCTTTTCTTCAAGTAGCCATTTCGGAAGCTTGTCTTTCTTGCGATTTCGTTTCCCTTGTTGCTTTTGTGTGGAATATGAATCGGTGGCTTCCGCTTTGTTTTGTTTCTCTTGCTTTGCCAGTTGCATTGCTTCATGTACAAGCTTTACTTTTTTCCTCGACCAATGACCCGCAAT comes from the Alkalihalobacillus sp. FSL W8-0930 genome and includes:
- the dnaI gene encoding primosomal protein DnaI, which produces MERIDTALSKWDGNDELQKRLDRAKDALLKSPYIIQFLDEHPNVTSEMVQTGLNKLYEYKKERENCDNCPGLTRCPNLMQGYQPELYVDRKHLELRYHACSLKVQAEKQKQEQTLIQSLYIPKEILSASFEQLEHGTDRMEASRAALQFAMNAKPGEDGNGLYLYGKFGVGKTYLMGAVANELKDRGIETFIIFAPDFFREMRQSISDGSFQEKLEAVKKAQVLILDDIGAETTSSWTRDDVLGAILQHRMLEKLPTLFTSNYDYDELERHLAYSDKGGTEELKAMRIMERIKHYTEPIMIKGENRRS